In Miscanthus floridulus cultivar M001 chromosome 19, ASM1932011v1, whole genome shotgun sequence, the DNA window ACCAGGATGAGCAGCAGCACGTGCaccagcgccgtcgtggccacgtTCTTCCAGTGGCACACGTCGCTGAAccagcgcgcggcggcggcgaagcCCGAGAAGAGCGACACGGCGCGGAAGAAGTTGGCCTTGCTCCGGCGCATGCTCCACATGTGGGACTCCACGTCCAGCATGTACTCCACCACCTCCCGGTGCAGCGGCGGCTCAGCGCGCCCCAGCCGCGCCGCCACGATGCCCATGGCCTGGTACCGGAGCGCGTCCAGCTGCGTCACCGTGAACGGGTGCAGGTAGTGCATCCTGGGGAGCAGCGGCTGCGTGTAGAggtgcaccatgttgatgagcgAGAGGCAGGTGAAGCGCACGGCGAGCCGGAGCTCGCCCATCTTCTTCACCCCGGACCGCTGAAGCGCGATCAGCGGGTACGCGTGCGTGTACACGCGGTCGGTCTCCAGCGTGGACAGCCGGATGCGGATCTTGCCGATGCGGGCGTCCCTCGCCGGCTGGCCGCCGCCGTTGTTGCCGTTGTTCACGCCGAGGTGGCAGTTGTCGAAGACCCCGATGGTGATGACGGTGCAGGGGTCGAACACCTCCCACGTGTACTGCTCGTTCCACGTGGGGCCGAAGTTGCCGATCATGGTGCGCGTGCGCACCCACTTCTGGCCGTACTTGGCGACGCAGTACGCGTCGGTGGTGCCGCGGCCGTCGCGGGTCTTCATGGGCTGCAGCCCGGCGGCGCCGAGGATGCCGACCTCGAGCACGCCGACGGGAGGCTTCCACAGCTGCCGCGCCGTGGGGCGGGTGTCGCTGATGTACATGGTGGACTCGTCCATGACGTGGTAGGCGCCCTCGAGGCAGGCGCGCACGTGGACGCGGCTGGCGAACCGGAGTTCCCGCCGCGTCTCGCCCTCGATGGCCGCCCCGACGCCGAACTTCTCGAGGTCGAACCAGCGGGACTGAACGAAGGGCCGGTGGTCCAGCCGCTTCTCGAAGAGCGTGAGCGGCAGCACGACGCGGCCCAGCAGGTCGTCCTTGCGCGGGGACACCCGGTCCTCCACCGTCAGCACCAGCTGCTCCTCGAACGGCTCGGCGACGACGAACACCAGGTCCTCGTTCCACCGCGGGTTCAGCGTGGGCGCGGGCGACACCGACGTCTTGAGGATCTGGTTGCCCACCTGCGCCTTGACGAACACCTCCGGCGCGCGGCCGCGCTCCTGCGGCTGCACGTCCTGCGCCTCGATCACGTTGACGCGGAGGTACCAGAGCTTGGGCGACACGTAGGCCTTGGAGCGCACGCTGGCGACGCCCTCGCCGCGCACCGCCGCGGCGTCCGAGTGCCACGCCTCCGGGAACGCTTCGTCGGCCTGCGTGCCGATCCATACGGCCAGCATGAGCTCCCCGCGCACCTTCCGGCCCTCGCCGCGCCGCTCCTCGAGGCGGTACCACTGCGGCGCCAGCGGGCTGTCGGGCGGCACCCGCGTGGGCACCTCGGCGAGGTCGAAGGTGACCTTGCCGACGTAGTCGTCGCGGCCCAGCATCTCGCGGTCCTTGAGGAACACCTCGAGGGCGTTGGACTGGACGCCGGACTTGGAGAAGGCGAACACCTGGTCCCACTCCGGGTTGGCACGGCGGTCGAAGTGCCGCGTCTTGCCCTTGTAGTTGCCGAGGCGGACCTCGACGTAGGGGTCCATGGGCGCGCCGGTGATGGGGTTCAGGGGGAGGTCCTTGGCCTTGACGACGCGCACGTACAGGAAGAACATCTGCTCCACGAGGTCGTACGTGCTCGACGGCTTGTCCACGCCCAGCCAGCCGgcgagcccgccgccgccgccgcccgcggggCGCGCCGGTCCCGCCGCGCCCTTGGGCCATTGCTCGCCCAGCAGCGGGTTGGTATCCTTGAGCTGGAAGTCCTCGT includes these proteins:
- the LOC136527419 gene encoding FT-interacting protein 1, with protein sequence MAQGHRGDPHHEDFQLKDTNPLLGEQWPKGAAGPARPAGGGGGGLAGWLGVDKPSSTYDLVEQMFFLYVRVVKAKDLPLNPITGAPMDPYVEVRLGNYKGKTRHFDRRANPEWDQVFAFSKSGVQSNALEVFLKDREMLGRDDYVGKVTFDLAEVPTRVPPDSPLAPQWYRLEERRGEGRKVRGELMLAVWIGTQADEAFPEAWHSDAAAVRGEGVASVRSKAYVSPKLWYLRVNVIEAQDVQPQERGRAPEVFVKAQVGNQILKTSVSPAPTLNPRWNEDLVFVVAEPFEEQLVLTVEDRVSPRKDDLLGRVVLPLTLFEKRLDHRPFVQSRWFDLEKFGVGAAIEGETRRELRFASRVHVRACLEGAYHVMDESTMYISDTRPTARQLWKPPVGVLEVGILGAAGLQPMKTRDGRGTTDAYCVAKYGQKWVRTRTMIGNFGPTWNEQYTWEVFDPCTVITIGVFDNCHLGVNNGNNGGGQPARDARIGKIRIRLSTLETDRVYTHAYPLIALQRSGVKKMGELRLAVRFTCLSLINMVHLYTQPLLPRMHYLHPFTVTQLDALRYQAMGIVAARLGRAEPPLHREVVEYMLDVESHMWSMRRSKANFFRAVSLFSGFAAAARWFSDVCHWKNVATTALVHVLLLILVWYPELILPTVFLYMFLIGLWNYRRRPRHPPHMDTKMSWAEAVHPDELDEEFDTFPTSRAQDVVYMRYDRLRSVAGRIQTVVGDMATQGERLQSLLSWRDPRATCLFVIFCLLAAVVLYVTPFRIVALVAGLYVLRHPRFRSRLPSVPSNFFRRLPSRADTML